The sequence below is a genomic window from Desulfobulbus oligotrophicus.
GCACCTATCTTGAACGTGCCAGTATTCTGCGCACTGAAAAAGGCCTGAAACCTGGTTTCGGCAGACGGCAACAGTGTGTTCAGCCACTGAACAACACAAAGGCAGGCTGGGAAATCTACTCTGATTTGGCAAAGCGAATGGGGAAGGGCGATAGTTTTCCTTTTGAATCGATTGAAGATATCTGGCAGTATCAGCTGCAGGATACCGGTTTGACTGCCGCTGATTTTGATGAAAAAGGCTTTGTCAAGCTGACCGACAAGGCAATCTGGTATGACCGGGCAAACCTCAAGTTTGGAACGGATTCCGGTAAGATTGAAATTATTAATTCCAAATGGGAAGCAGCAGGTATAGTCTCATTGGCACCTTACGTTTCACCTGAGACACCTCCTGCAGGCAGTTTTCGTCTGCTCGCCGGCCGGAGCGGGTATCAGGCCCATGGACATCATCACAACAATCCGATCCTGCACGAGTTTTTAGATCAGAACAAGTTATGGATCAACACGCAGTCTGCGGCTGAACTGGGTATTAAAGACGGCGATCAGGTGCGGGTGGCCGCCGGTGATATTGAAGGGGTCATTGTTGCCTATGTCACCGACCTCATCCATCCGGAGGCGGTTTTTATGCTGCATGGTTTTGGTACTGATGTGCCTGCTAAAAAGCGTTCGTTTGGCAAGGGGTTGGCTGATCAGATTTTTATGATCGGTAAACTGAAGGCATGGGATAAGGCCGGCGGCGGTGTCAACCTGGCAGAAGCTTTTGTAAAAGTAACCCCGGTTTAATTGCAGGAGAAAATCGATGAGCAAATATTTTGTCACTCAAAACGTGGCCGATTGTATTGGTTGCCGGGCTTGCGAGGTCCATTGCAAAGATAAGAACAACGTCCTTCCCGGGGTCTTTTACTGTCGCATTCTCGAGGTCAAACCCGAAGCCGGCGGAAAACCCGGTTCGGATTTTGTCTACCTGTCATGTTTCCATTGCGAAAAACCCTGGTGTGTGGATGTCTGTCCCACCGGTGCCATGCGGCGACGGCCGGAAGACGGTATTGTGTATGTTGAGCAGAGTGCCTGTGTGGGGTGCAAGGTGTGCATTACCGCCTGTCCCTGGACCGTGCCGCAGTGGAATCCGGAGACCGGCAAGGTGGAAAAATGTGATCTGTGCAAAGATCGTATCGATCAGGGCCTGGAGCCTGCCTGCATCACTAAATGCACCACCGGCTGCCTGAGCTTTACCTTTCCGAACAAGGCTTCACAGGAAGCCAGACAGAGTTTTGCCGAACAGCTGCTTAAACGTCGACGATGATGGAGGTGTACACCATGAATGCGCTACCTGCTGAGTATCTCGGTATACTGCTGCTGTTGATCTTTGGCGCGCTTTTCGGGGTGTTGACGTTGTTCGTCGGCCGGTTTTTTCGTTTGAGTCGTCCGTATCCGGAAAAGCTGATTGCCTATGAATCAGGTAACGAACCTACAGAGGCACCGAGGATGCGGATTTCGGTGAAGTTTTACCTGGTTGCGATTCTCTTTGTGATTTTCGATGTTGAAGCCATCTACCTGTATCCCTGGGCGATAAGCTACGACCGTTTGGGGCTGTTTGCCCTGATCGAGATGCTGCTTTTTGTTGTGCTCATCTTTGCCGGTTATGTTTACGCATGGAAGAAGGGGGTTCTGCAATGGGAAAAATAACCGAACCGGACATGGTCAAACTGGAAGAGGGGGTCCGTTACATCCCGGGCGCGAATGCGCTTCTTGGTCCGCTCAACAAGCTGGTCAACTGGGGACGTGCCGGTTCCATCTGGCCGGTGACATTCGGTCTGGCCTGCTGTGCAATAGAGATGATGGATGCGGGTGCTTCGACCAATGATCTTGATCGATTCGGTATCTTGTTTCGCGCCAGTCCGCGTCAGGCTGACTGCATGGTGGTCGCCGGTACCTTAAGTAAAAAAATGGCACCGGCGCTGCGTCGCGTATACGATCAGATGCCTGAGCCCCGTTATGTCCTGGCCATGGGCAGCTGTGCCTGCAGCGGCGGGGTCTTTGATACCTATGCAGTGACCCAGGGGGTTGATCAGATTATACCTGTGGATGTCTATGTACCGGGGTGTCCCCCGCGCCCTGAAGCCCTGATGGAAGGCTTTTTAAAACTGCAGGAAAAGATCCTTAAGGAGCAGTATCGATGGAGCCTATGGCGATAGCTGAGCGGTTACGCTCCGAGTTTCCTGAAGAAGTGTTGCAAATCTACACGTATCAAGGCCAGACGGCGGTGGTGGTCCGGCCGGAGCGTATTGTGGCCATGCTTCGCTGGCTGCGGGAGACGGATGATCTGCGCATGAACCATCTGCGATCTCTGTGCGGAGTGGACAACGCACGGCGTAAAGATCCCGGCCTCTCCCGGTTTGAGGTGGTCTACAATCTCTACTCCATACCACTTCGCCACGAAATCCGTCTTCGGGCCGAGGTGGGTGACGAGGATCCGGCCATTGACTCGGTTGTGGAGCTCTGGTCCGGCGCAAACTGGCTGGAACGGGAAACATACGATCTTCTGGGGATAGAGTTTGTCAACCATCCTGACTTGCGACGTGTCCTGCTGCCGGAGGACTGGGAGGGGTACCCGCTGCGAAAGGAGTACCCGCTCAAGGGTGAGGCGGAGTGGGCCGGTATGACAGAGTTACTGGACAAGATAAAAGAACTCGATCAGTACGGTTTTAAGCCGGACGGGCACGACCGGAATCGCTCTGATCTGAGCAAGGAGGCTAAATGACCCGACCGATCAGACAGCATCTTGAGGTACCGGTAGCAGACGGTGACGGCGAACGATATTCCTTGCGTATGGGGCCGCAGCACCCGGCAACCCACGGCGTGCTTCGGGTCGACCTGGAGTTGGACGGTGAAACCATTGTTGAATGTACGCCCCAGGTCGGCTACCTGCATCGCGGTTTTGAAAAGTTGGCAGAGAGTAAAACCTACGCGCAGGGCCTGATACTCACCGATCGACTGGACTATATCGCAGCCATGGCCAACAATGTCGGCTACTGTGTTGCTGTGGAACGGTTACTCGGCATACCGGTGCCCATGCGAGCCAAGTATATCCGCACCATTGTCGGTGAGATGTCGCGTCTGTGTTCGCACCTGCTGTGGCTTGCAACCCATGCCCTGGACATTGGGGCAATGACGGTCTTTTTGTACTGTTTCCGTGAGCGTGAAATCCTTCTTGATCTCTTTGAAGAACTGTGCGGAGCCCGTCTGACCTTTTCCTACCCGAGAATCGGTGGCGTTCGTCAGGATGTGACCGGTTGGTTCATCGATGAACTCCAGCGGTTTGTTGATATCTTCCCCTCCAGGATCGAAGAGTACGAAACCCTCATCGATACCAATCGCATCTGGCTGAAAAGAACTGTCGGTATCGGCAAAATCACCGGGGAAGAGGCTCTTGATCTTGGCCTGACCGGTGCCTGTCTTCGCGGCTCCGGCATTAATTATGATATCCGCAAACATCAGCCGTACGATGCCTACGATCAGGTTGAGTTTGCCGTGCCCCTGGGCAGCGAGGGTGATGTCTATGCCCGGTATCGATGCCGAATGGAGGAGATGCATCAGTCCATTCGTATTATCCAGCAGTGCATCGATCAACTGCCTCCCGGGCCGATTGTGTCTCCGGAAGCACCGGAACTGGTTATGCCCAACAAGGCAAAGGCAACGATTCAGGCGGGACGCAGCGAGTACGGTACCAGTCTGATCCGTTTGATTCGAGAACGGGACATCTTCCTGAACGGTGATGTGTATGTTGCCACCGAAGTCCCCAAGGGTGAACTCGGTTTCTATTTTATCTCTGATGGCAACAACCGCCCATATCGCATGCATATCCGTTCTCCATCGTTTATCCATATCGGGGCACTGTCGCAGATAGCCCGGGGAGAGTTGATTGCCGACCTCATCGCCAATATCGGCAGCCTCGACGTTGTTCTGGGCGAATCCGACCGGTAGGGTGCGGCTGTAACCGAATAGAAATCAACCGAGGCGTTGTATGAATATTATCTGGATGCTCGTGTGGATCATCGTTCTCTTTTGCGTCGTCATGCTGCATGTGGCCTATGCGACCTACTTTGAACGCAAGATCATAGGTCGTATGCAGGTTCGCATGGGGCCGATGCGTGTTGGCTGGTATGGACTGCTTCAACCCATAGCCGACGGTGTTAAGAGTTTTTTTAAGGAAGACATTGTTCCTGAGCGCGCCGATAAACCGGTGTTTCTTGCTGCTCCGATTATCTGCCTGGTCGCGATGATGACCTCCCTGGCCGTCCTGCCCTTTGCCAAGGGCTGGGTGTTGGCTGATATCGATATCGGCCTCCTGTTTGTCTTTGCCATGAGCGCACTTGCCAGTTACGGCGTGGTTCTGGCCGGGTGGTCTTCCAACTCCAAATACAGTTTTCTCGGCGGTCTTCGCTCGATGGCTCAGGTGATCAGCTATGAGATCGCCATGGGCATGAGCCTGGTCGGAGTGATGCTGATGGCAGGATCGCTGAATTTAAGCGAGATTGTGGAAGCACAGGGCGATTCGTTTCTTGGCATGTATCTTATGCCGCAGTGTATTGGTTTTTTTGTTTTTTTCATCTCCATGCTGGCAGAGACAAACAGGGTGCCGTTTGACCTGCCGGAGGCGGAAACTGAACTGGTATCCGGCTACAGCACTGAATACAGCGGCATGCGGTATGCTATCTTTTTCATGGCTGAGTACATCGGTATGATGGTGATGGCATCCATCGGCACAATTTGTTTTCTCGGCGGCTGGAACGGGCCGTTCCCGGTACCGTTTTTCCCGCCGCTGTGGTTCGTGCTCAAGGTGTACCTGTTCATGTTCATCTTTATCTGGATCAGGGCCACCTTGCCGCGGTATCGCTATGACCAGTTAATGGGATTGGGGTGGAAGCTCCTTATCCCGGTGGCGCTGGCTAACATCGTTCTTACCGCCTGTGTGAAGGCGGTTATCGGTTAAAGCAGGGCAGGTACAGACTATGCAAATTCAATATAAACCGCCGCGGGGCCTGCTGGCGACCTTATTCCAGGCCGAAATTGTGCAGGGTATGGCCCTCACGTTGAAGCGGCTTTTTTCCAAACCGATCACCCGTCAGTATCCCGATGAAAAACCTGATATCCGCGTTGGATTCAGAGGGCAGCACGCTTTGGTCCGCGACCCTGAAACCGGTGACACCAAGTGCATCGGGTGCATGCGCTGCGCCATCTCCTGCCCGTCACGTTGCATACGCATCCGCTCCCATAAGGACAAGGAACCCGGCAGCCGCCGGGTCATCGACTGTTACCGGATCGAAGCACTGCGCTGCGTTTACTGCGGTTTTTGCGAAGAGGTGTGTCCGGTCAATGCCCTTGTTCTTACTGAAGTCTTTGAATACTCGTCTTATGATCGCCCCTCTCTGTACTTCACCAAGGAACAGCTGCTGGGCAACTGGGACAGATTCGTTGCGCAGTTGAAAGTACCGGTTGATGAGTACGTCAATCCGTACTGGCGGCCGCGGGGCGTGTCCGAAGCCGGACTGCCTGCAGGGAAACGGAAGAAGGTATCACCTGAATGGAGCGGTGAACAACAGGTGGTCGGCAGAAAATGGCGTCAGCAGCAAAGCCGTCGGAACACTTCTGAACAAGAGGGCTCGTGATGTTCATCCAGATCTTTTTCATCTACTGTGCACTGATGATCATAGCCAGCAGTATCCTGGCCGTCAGCTTACGCAACCCGATCCATTGCGTGCTCATGGTCCTTATTCTCTTCTTTCACATGGCTGGTCTTTACCTGACGTTGAACGCCGAGTTTCTGGCTGCAGTACAGATCATCGTTTATGCCGGAGCGATCCTGGTCCTGTACCTGTTTGTCCTGTTTTTAGTCAGTCTGCGTGACGAAATCCGTTTAGTTCCCTTTATTGCCAACGCGTGGGTCGGCAGAGCCGTGGCGGTCGGTCTGGCCGGTGTTCTGCTGTATGCTGTTCTTCCCGCCTTCATCCTGGGTGAAAAAGGAAAGTGGCCTGTTGAAGCTGTCAGGGAAGTCACCCATACCAAAGTCATCGGTCAGGAGCTGTACACAACCTATCTTCTGCCCTTTGAAATTGCCGGTCTGATTTTACTGGTGGCACTGCTTGGCGGTTTGGTCCTGGCGCGGCGGGAGAGAGGAGAAGGGGACAATGAAGTACAGACGGCCGAAGAACCACCTTCGGAAAACGCTTCCATTCATGGGGAGGTGTCCAGATGATTCCACTTTCCTGGTATATGGCTCTTGCTGTGATGTTATTCTGCGTTGGTGTGTGCGGTTTTCTCACGCGCCGCAACGTCATCATCATGTTGCTTTCTCTTGAGCTGATGTTAAACGGAGTCAACCTTAACCTGGTTGCCTTAAGCTATTATCTCGACAGTGTGCGCGGTCAGATCTTCACCTTTTTCATTATCACGGTGGCTGCGGCTGAGGCCGCCATCGGGCTGGGTATCGCTGTTACCCTGTATCGAAGCCGACGCAGCGTTCACGTCGATACCATCAACCAACTCAAAGGGTAATCTACATGCCGGCCTCTCTGCTTGCCATTCCGCTGTTGCCGCTCGTCTCCTTTGCCCTCACTCTGTTGCTGGGCAAACGGTGGGGGACCAGAGCGCACTGGTTGCCGATTATTACGGTTTTATTGTCCTTCTTCTGTGCAGTAGCCGCCTTTTTTCGGGTTCGGTCCGGGATCATCATCAACGAGGATATCTATACCTGGATTCACTCCGGAGATCTGAGGGTTTCAGTCGGGTTCCTGGTTGATCAGCTGACAGCGGTGATGCTGATCGTTGTGACCAGTATCAGCTCGCTCGTTCACATCTATTCCGTCGGCTATATGAAGGGAGAGGAGGGGTACTATCGATTTTTCGCTTATCTGAGCCTCTTTACCTTTTCCATGCTGATGCTGGTACTTGGGAACAACTTTCTGCAGCTGTTCTTTGGTTGGGAAGCAGTGGGGTTGTCTTCCTACCTGTTAATTGGTTTTTACTACAACAAGCAGTCCGCAGCCGATGCCGGAAAAAAGGCGTTTATTGTCAACCGATTTGGTGATTTCGGCTTTCTCATCGGTCTGTTTCTCATCTTTACCCACTTCGGCAGTCTGCATTACCAGGATGTGTTCAGTCAGGCTGACTCTCTGGCCGGCCAGACCCTTTCCTTCTTCGGTAACCCCATCAACCTGGCAACGGTTATCGCTCTTTTGCTGTTTTGCGGAGCCATCGGTAAATCAGCGCAGATTCCGCTGCATGTCTGGCTCCCCGATGCCATGGAAGGGCCGACACCGGTCAGTGCCCTGATTCACGCGGCCACCATGGTGACCGCCGGTGTCTTCCTGGTGGCACGATGCAACCCGATCTTTGCGCTGTCCTCTTTTGCGCTCAACCTGATCACCGTACTCGGCGCTGTAACCGCGCTCTTTGCCGCTACCATCGCCCTTGTGCAAACCGATATCAAGAGGGTGGTGGCCTACTCCACGGTCAGCCAGCTGGCGTACATGTTCATCGGCTGCGGGGTGGGCGCGTACTCTGCCGGTATCTTTCACCTCTTCACCCATGCCTACTTCAAGGCCCTGCTCTTTCTGGGGTGCGGGTCCATTATTCTCGGCATGCATCATGAGCAGGATCTCCGCTTCATGGGCGGCCTGAAAAAGAGGATGCCGATCACCTACTGGACCTTTCTCCTGGCTTCACTGTCAATTGCCGGTATGCCCGGATTGGCCGGGTTTTTCAGCAAAGATGAGATCCTGCTCATGGCCTTCAATACGGAGCTCTCAGCAGGTAAATTTGCCTGGGCTATAGGGACACTGGTGGCATTCATGACCGCTTTTTATTCCTTCCGCCTGTTTTTCCTTGTCTTTCATGGCGAGTTTCGGGGCAGCGAGAAACAGTGGCATCATCTGCAGGAGTCACCGGCAGTGGTGACTCTGCCGCTGATCCTCCTGGCCATGGGTGCAGTTGGAGCCGGCTGGTTTGGAATTCCGGCGATCCTCGGCGGCAGTAATCACTGGGCGCATTTCCTTGAACCAGTGCTGGGGCATCCGGAGATGCATATTTCCAGTCTTGCAGAGGCTCTGCTGGTTATCAGTTCGGTTGTTGCCGGAGCATGCGGTATCGGCCTTGCCTACTATATGTACCGCCTGCATCCCCATCTTCCGGCAACCATCGCACAACGCCTGCAACCGGTGTATCGGGTACTGCTCAACAAGTACTATGTTGATGAGCTCTACAATGCTGTTATCACAAAACAGACGCTGGCGTTCAGTCGTGGTGTTATCCTGCGGATCGTTGATCTGCTGTGCATTGAAGGCGTGGTGAACGGAGTTCCCCGAGCCATCGGCCTTTTTTCTGAACGGCTGCGTCGGTTACAGGATGGTCAGGTTTCCCATTATCTGGCTTGGATGGGCGGCGGCGCTGTCGTGCTGGTCGTTGCTCTGTTGTTTGGTCTCTAATTCGAACCTTTAGGAGCGGGAACGCCAACAATGTCGATACCACTTCTTAGTACACTGATCTTTTTTCCAATTGTCGGCGGACTATCGTTGCTGGCTGTGCCCAGACAACAGACAAGTACGATCCGTCTTATGGCGCTGATTATCAGCCTTATCGAACTGGTGCTGACGATCCCGTTGATTGTGCTGTTTGATAAGAACACGCATGCCATGCAGTTCAGGGAGCTGCATCCATGGATTTCGGCTCTGAACATCAACTACAGCCTGGGTATTGACGGGATCAGCATCCTCTTCCTCGTGCTGACGGCGTTGATCATCGTGCTTTCGATTCTGGTGTCCTGGGAATCGATCAGCGAGAAGGTGCAGGAGTTCTTCATTGCCATGCTGCTCCTTGAAGGGGTCATGATGGGAGTGTTCTGTGCCCTGGATTTTTTCCTCTTCTATGTGTTCTGGGAGACCATGCTCATTCCGATGTTTCTGATCATCGGCATCTGGGGCGGACCAAACCGGATTTACGCCACGGTCAAGTTCTTCCTCTATACCCTGGTCGGCAGTCTGCTGATGCTGGTCGGCATCATCCTTCTCTACCAGAATGGCGGCCAGACTTTTGATGTGCTGAAGTTAGCAGGACAACCGTACTCCCTGAAACTCCAGCTGCTGCTTTTCTGGGCGTTCTTTGCAGCCTTTGCCGTCAAGGTCCCGATGTGGCCGGTACACACATGGCTTCCGGATGCACATACCGAAGCCCCGACAGCTGGTTCGGTTATCCTCGCCGGTGTCCTTATCAAGATGGGAGCGTATGGTTTTCTTCGCTTTTCACTGCCCATCCTGCCCATGGCCAGCCAGAAGATGCTGATGCCCATGCTGATCTTATCCGTCATTGCCATCGTGTACGGGGCTGTTATCTGCCTTGCGCAGACCGACCTTAAGCGGCTAATCGCCTACAGTTCGGTCAGCCACATGGGATTTGTGACCCTGGGGCTGTTTGCCCTGAATCAACGGGGGCTGGAGGGATCTATTCTCCAGATGATCAACCACGGTCTGGTGACCGGAGCACTCTTTCTTGCGGTTGGTATGATCTATGAACGAACCCACTCGCGGGAGATCTCTGTATACGGCGGGTTGGCTTCGACCATGCCCGTTTTTGCAGGCTTTTTCATGCTCTTCACCCTGGCTGCAGTGGGCCTCCCCGGTACGAACGGATTTATCGGTGAATTTCTTATTCTTTTAGGCGGGTTTGAATGCCGGCCCTGGCTGGCGGTGGTGGCCTCTTCCGGACTTATTCTCGGTGCCTGGTACATGCTGTGGCTGTACCAGCGTGTTTTCTTTAATGAGGTCAAGGAATCGATGCAGGGATTGGCGCAACTCAATCTGCGTGAGATTATTATTTTAACACCGATGGTCATCTTGATTCTGTGGATCGGGCTGTTTCCCAATGGGCTGCTCAGTTTTATGCATGTTTCGGTTGGTCACCTGCTTGAGCAGGTGCACGGCAGCGGTCTGGTGCAGTCGGCTGTCATCTCCGGCCTGACAATGCATCCCTGAAATATTAATGATGTGTACTGCGCATTCATGTAAGGAGCATTCATGATTGTACCTGCGGCTATCGATTGGAGCGTTATTGTTCCCATTCTTCCCGAGCTGTTACTCGTTGGTGTTGCCATCCTTCTCATCGGTCTGGATCTTTTTCTTCCAAATGAGCATCAGCTTCTGCCCTGGCTGACCATTGTCGGCTCCCTCGCTGCCTTGATCATGGTGCTGGGGGCCAGGCCGACTGCCGGTTTTGGCGGCATGTTTCTTCTTGACGGGTATGCAGTGGTCTTTAAAACGATCTGCCTGGCAACAGTGATTGTGATAGCACTGATGAGCGAGCAGTTCCGGAATCTGATCAGGATGCGACAGGGCGAGTACTACAGTCTGCTGATGCTCTCTCTGGTCGGCATGCTGCTGATGGCATCGGCAGGGGACCTCATGGTGCTTTATCTGGGACTTGAACTGATGGCGCTGCCTGTTTATGCACTGGTTGGGCTGCATAAACGAGGGCAGTGGACCAGTGAGGCTGCGGTTAAATATTTCCTCACCGGTGGTTTTGCTTCCGCTCTGCTGCTGTTCGGAATGTCGCTCCTGTACGGTCTGACCGGTACAACCGAGATCAGCCGGATTGCTGAGGTCATATCCAGCGGACAGCTTGCCGGCAGCTCAGCCATGCTGGCCGCTCTGGGACTGTGTCTGGTCGGTTGCTGTTTCAAGGTGGCTGTGGCACCGTTTCACTTCTGGACGCCGGATGTGTATGAAGGTGCGCCGACCATTATCACGGCATTTATGTCAGTGGCCCCCAAGGCAGCGGGCTTTGCCCTGTTCGGTCGGATCTTCTTCTTTGGTTTACCCCACCTGCATGATCACTGGGGACCAATCCTGGCCTGCCTGGCGTTGCTGACCATGGCCGTGGGAAACATCACCGCTCTTTGTCAGCACAACCTCAAGCGTATGCTGGCCTACTCCTCCGTTGCCCATGCCGGCTACGCGGTACTGGGTCTTCTGGCCGGTACGGCCGAGGGAATAGCCGCTACCATGACCTATCTCGTCATCTACCTCTTCATGAATCTTGGTGCCTTTGCCATTCTCATGCTGCTCACCTCAGCCGACGGCAGCGGTGACACCCTGGATGACTGCCGGGGACTTGCCACCCGCCATCCCCTGGCAGCGGCAATGATGCTGGTCTTTCTCTTTTCTCTGACCGGTATCCCGCCCACCGGTGGCTTTATCGGCAAGTTCTATCTGCTTAAATCCGCGTTCATGGCCGGATATACACTCACCGTGGTTGGTGCAGTGCTGTTCAGCGCCATTTCCGCCTATTTTTACTTACGGGTTGTCAGGTACATGTATATGAACGAACCTGTACAGCACAGCAGCCTGACAGTCTCTCACGGAATGCATGCAGCGCTTGTCCTGTGCGTGCTCGGTGTTTTAGGCACCGGCATCTTCCCGGGTTCTTTGCTGAACTGGACCGTTACACTGTTAACAGGTTTCCTGTGATTGCTGAGTGTTGCATTGATCAGGCTGGTTCTCTTTAGCTGCGATTTTGTCTTTTATTGAGACCTGTCCCGGCTGATTGCCGGAAAAAAGATCAAGTTTTCCAGAGCCCGGCAGGAAGTGCTCCTCCTGCCGGGCATCTTTTTTTCTTTCAGATCTCCACCATCTTTATCTTTTGCCGGATCCTGAACAAAGGTATTGAACAGCAAAGGACACAGGGTATGTGTCTTCTTTGCCGGTACCTGTGAAGCCGCTTTCATGGCCCTGTTCGGCGTGCTCTTTGTGGCTGGTCTGCTGGAAGTTCTATCAGTCGTCCTGGAGACCGGGTATATTGTCCGCAGTCTCCATTAAAAAAACATCGCTGTCAAGTGGATCATGGATGCTCAGGAGATGAAAGCGGGAAAAACAGAAAAGACGGGCGTATTGGACGATGCTGCCGCAGCTGCAGGTAAGGAGACCTTTGATCTCACCGCGTCCGAATGGTATCTGAACCGGGAGTTGACCTGGCTGGAGTTTAACCGACGGGTCTTTCATGAAAGTACGGATGCGCGCAATCCCTTGCTTGAGCGTATTTTTTTCCTTGCTGTCATCGGCTCCAACCTTGATGAGTTTTTTATGAAACGCATCGGCGGCCTGAAACAACAGGTCGGTGCCGGTGTAAAGTTGCGCTCTCTGGATGGCCGAACACCGCAACAGCAGCTGAATGAGATCTATGCGGTAATCCATGATATCTTTACCAGGCAGCAGGCCACAGAGCATGAACTGCTTGCTCTTCTTGCCGGGCAGGATATTCATATTCTTCCCTGCAGCGCACTGAATGAACAGCAGCGTCACAGGGTGACCGCCTATTTCCGGGACAATATCTATCCCCTCCTGATACCGCAGGGAATGGATCCGGCGCATCCTTTTCCCTTTATCTCCAATCTTTCTCTCAATCTGCTTGTCGGCACCCGGCACGGTAAGGGTGAACACACCTATCTCAACCGTATCAAGGTGCCGACCACAGGTTCTGGTATACCTCGGTTTATTCAGGTTGAACCGAACCAGTTCGTTTTTGTCCTGTTTGAGGATGTGATCGCCGACAATCTGGATATTGTTTTTCCGGGTATGAAGATTGAAAGTTGTGAGCTGTTTCGCGTCACCAGAAATGCTGTTACCGAACAGTGGTCAGATCAGGCCGTTGATCTGCTGTCCATGATTGAAACCGCACTGCAGGATCGCAAGTTTGCTGAGATCGTCCGGATTGAGGTGAACAGCGACATGACGTTGCAACACCGGGAAATGCTCGCCTGTCAGCTTGGTGTGGACGCACACAAAGATATCTTCACGGTCAGCGGCATCATGGCAAAACGTGACCTGATGGAAATTGCTGCCATTGATAAGCCGGAGCTCCATTTCCCGCCGCATCAGCCCCTGGATCATTATAAACTGACCGGAGATTTTCCTGATATCTTTCACCTGATCCGGGAAGAGGGCCCTTTTCTGCTCCAGCATCCCTACGAGTCATTCAGCTCCACAGTGGAACGGTTTTTAAAAGAGGCGAGCACCGACCCCAGGGTTCTGGTGATCAAGATGACCCTGTACCGGACCTCGGCTGACTCACAGATTATTCAGTACCTGCTGGATGCCGCACGTAACGGCAAACAGGTGGCGGTAGTGGTGGAGTTGCTGGCCCGTTTCGACGAATCAGCCAATATCCATTGGGCCACCCATCTGGAGGAGGCCGGTATTCATGTCACCTATAGTGTGGTGGGGTTGAAAACGCACTCCAAGGTGATTTTTGTGGCGCGGCGCGATTATGACGGGCTGAAAATATATGCCCATATCGGCACAGGTAACTACCATGCCGATACCGCCAGGACCTACAGTGATCTTGGCCTGTTGACCTGTGATCGCGATATCGGCGACGATCTCACCGAGTTCTTCAACTT
It includes:
- the nuoL gene encoding NADH-quinone oxidoreductase subunit L; this translates as MPASLLAIPLLPLVSFALTLLLGKRWGTRAHWLPIITVLLSFFCAVAAFFRVRSGIIINEDIYTWIHSGDLRVSVGFLVDQLTAVMLIVVTSISSLVHIYSVGYMKGEEGYYRFFAYLSLFTFSMLMLVLGNNFLQLFFGWEAVGLSSYLLIGFYYNKQSAADAGKKAFIVNRFGDFGFLIGLFLIFTHFGSLHYQDVFSQADSLAGQTLSFFGNPINLATVIALLLFCGAIGKSAQIPLHVWLPDAMEGPTPVSALIHAATMVTAGVFLVARCNPIFALSSFALNLITVLGAVTALFAATIALVQTDIKRVVAYSTVSQLAYMFIGCGVGAYSAGIFHLFTHAYFKALLFLGCGSIILGMHHEQDLRFMGGLKKRMPITYWTFLLASLSIAGMPGLAGFFSKDEILLMAFNTELSAGKFAWAIGTLVAFMTAFYSFRLFFLVFHGEFRGSEKQWHHLQESPAVVTLPLILLAMGAVGAGWFGIPAILGGSNHWAHFLEPVLGHPEMHISSLAEALLVISSVVAGACGIGLAYYMYRLHPHLPATIAQRLQPVYRVLLNKYYVDELYNAVITKQTLAFSRGVILRIVDLLCIEGVVNGVPRAIGLFSERLRRLQDGQVSHYLAWMGGGAVVLVVALLFGL
- a CDS encoding NADH-quinone oxidoreductase subunit M, which translates into the protein MSIPLLSTLIFFPIVGGLSLLAVPRQQTSTIRLMALIISLIELVLTIPLIVLFDKNTHAMQFRELHPWISALNINYSLGIDGISILFLVLTALIIVLSILVSWESISEKVQEFFIAMLLLEGVMMGVFCALDFFLFYVFWETMLIPMFLIIGIWGGPNRIYATVKFFLYTLVGSLLMLVGIILLYQNGGQTFDVLKLAGQPYSLKLQLLLFWAFFAAFAVKVPMWPVHTWLPDAHTEAPTAGSVILAGVLIKMGAYGFLRFSLPILPMASQKMLMPMLILSVIAIVYGAVICLAQTDLKRLIAYSSVSHMGFVTLGLFALNQRGLEGSILQMINHGLVTGALFLAVGMIYERTHSREISVYGGLASTMPVFAGFFMLFTLAAVGLPGTNGFIGEFLILLGGFECRPWLAVVASSGLILGAWYMLWLYQRVFFNEVKESMQGLAQLNLREIIILTPMVILILWIGLFPNGLLSFMHVSVGHLLEQVHGSGLVQSAVISGLTMHP
- a CDS encoding NADH-quinone oxidoreductase subunit N — encoded protein: MIVPAAIDWSVIVPILPELLLVGVAILLIGLDLFLPNEHQLLPWLTIVGSLAALIMVLGARPTAGFGGMFLLDGYAVVFKTICLATVIVIALMSEQFRNLIRMRQGEYYSLLMLSLVGMLLMASAGDLMVLYLGLELMALPVYALVGLHKRGQWTSEAAVKYFLTGGFASALLLFGMSLLYGLTGTTEISRIAEVISSGQLAGSSAMLAALGLCLVGCCFKVAVAPFHFWTPDVYEGAPTIITAFMSVAPKAAGFALFGRIFFFGLPHLHDHWGPILACLALLTMAVGNITALCQHNLKRMLAYSSVAHAGYAVLGLLAGTAEGIAATMTYLVIYLFMNLGAFAILMLLTSADGSGDTLDDCRGLATRHPLAAAMMLVFLFSLTGIPPTGGFIGKFYLLKSAFMAGYTLTVVGAVLFSAISAYFYLRVVRYMYMNEPVQHSSLTVSHGMHAALVLCVLGVLGTGIFPGSLLNWTVTLLTGFL
- the ppk1 gene encoding polyphosphate kinase 1, which encodes MDAQEMKAGKTEKTGVLDDAAAAAGKETFDLTASEWYLNRELTWLEFNRRVFHESTDARNPLLERIFFLAVIGSNLDEFFMKRIGGLKQQVGAGVKLRSLDGRTPQQQLNEIYAVIHDIFTRQQATEHELLALLAGQDIHILPCSALNEQQRHRVTAYFRDNIYPLLIPQGMDPAHPFPFISNLSLNLLVGTRHGKGEHTYLNRIKVPTTGSGIPRFIQVEPNQFVFVLFEDVIADNLDIVFPGMKIESCELFRVTRNAVTEQWSDQAVDLLSMIETALQDRKFAEIVRIEVNSDMTLQHREMLACQLGVDAHKDIFTVSGIMAKRDLMEIAAIDKPELHFPPHQPLDHYKLTGDFPDIFHLIREEGPFLLQHPYESFSSTVERFLKEASTDPRVLVIKMTLYRTSADSQIIQYLLDAARNGKQVAVVVELLARFDESANIHWATHLEEAGIHVTYSVVGLKTHSKVIFVARRDYDGLKIYAHIGTGNYHADTARTYSDLGLLTCDRDIGDDLTEFFNFLTLGYAPARNYKKLFPSPRILKKVLLENIRQEIEHQVRGGQALIQLKSNALTDADIITALYQASQAGVRVDLIIRDSCLLRPGIPGLSENIRVVSIVGRFLEHARLYYFKNSGREQYFIGSADLMLRNLEHRVEVVAPVESPALQKQLREMLNLQLADRRGTWEMQPDGTYVQCQPEGKKGKRSSQELLIQKSEKRLAAVRRQQRKLYPKKMVRRKEE